A window of the Pongo abelii isolate AG06213 chromosome 10, NHGRI_mPonAbe1-v2.0_pri, whole genome shotgun sequence genome harbors these coding sequences:
- the LOC100438310 gene encoding taste receptor type 2 member 19 yields the protein MLKELGPVLLSLNFFNCSNVICFLLIISSILVVFAFDFGNVANGFIALVNVIDWVKTQKISSADQILTALVVSRIGLLWVMLSLWYATVFNSALYGLEVKIVASNAWAVTNHFSMWLAANLSIFYLLKIANFSNLIFLHLKKRIKSVVLVVVLGPLVFLICNLAVITMDDSVWTKEYEGNVTWKIKLRNAIHLSNLTVTTLANLIPFTLSLICFLLLICSLCKHLKKMRLHSKGSQDPSTKFHIKALQTVTSFLVLFTIYFLCIITSTWNRRTQQSKLVLLLCQIIAIMYPSFHSFILIMGSRKLKQTFLSVLWQMTC from the coding sequence ATGCTAAAGGAATTGGGACCAGTGTTACTAAGCCTGAATTTTTTTAACTGTTCAAACGTGATATGTTTTCTGCTCATCATTTCATCAATTCTGGTAGTGTTTGCATTTGATTTTGGAAATGTTGCCAATGGCTTCATAGCTCTAGTAAATGTCATTGACTGGGTTAAGACACAAAAGATCTCCTCAGCTGACCAAATTCTCACTGCTCTGGTGGTCTCCAGAATTGGTTTACTCTGGGTCATGTTATCCCTTTGGTATGCAACTGTGTTTAATTCTGCTTTATATGGTTTAGAAGTAAAAATTGTTGCTTCTAATGCCTGGGCTGTAACCAACCATTTCAGCATGTGGCTTGCTGCTAACCTCAGCATATTTTATTTGCTCAAGATTGCCAATTTCTCCAACCTTATTTTTCTCCACCTAAAGAAGAGAATTAAGAGTGTTGTTCTGGTGGTAGTGTTGGGGCCCTTGGTATTTTTGATTTGTAATCTTGCTGTGATAACCATGGATGACAGTGTGTGGACAAAAGAATATGAAGGAAATGTGACTTGGAAGATCAAATTGAGGAATGCAATACACCTTTCAAACTTGACTGTAACTACGCTAGCAAACCTCATACCCTTTACTCTGAGCCTGATATGTTTTCTGCTGTTAATCTGTTCTCTGTGTAAACATCTCAAGAAGATGCGGCTCCATAGCAAAGGATCTCAAGATCCCAGCACCAAGTTCCATATAAAAGCTTTGCAAACTGTGACCTCCTTCCTCGTATTATTTACCATTTACTTTCTGTGTATAATCACATCAACTTGGAATCGTAGGACACAGCAGAGCAAACTTGTACTCCTGCTTTGCCAAATTATTGCAATCATGTATCCTTCGTTCCACTCATTCATCCTGATTATGGGAAGTAGGAAGCTAAAACAGACCTTTCTTTCAGTTTTGTGGCAGATGACATGCtga